A genomic segment from Chitinophaga flava encodes:
- a CDS encoding glutamate synthase subunit beta, translated as MGKPTGFLEFTREQPGKSDPRERISHYNEFVERFPDNKLNQQAARCMNCGVPFCHSGCPLGNVIPEFNHAVYRQDWQEAYDILTSTNNFPEFTGRICPAPCESACVLGINQPPVAIEEIEKHIIEIAFDKGLVQAKIPRMRTGKKVAVVGSGPAGLAAAAQLNYAGHTVTVFERDDKPGGLLRYGIPDFKLEKWTIDRRIKLMEEEGVTFQCNANVGVNVSTNDLLREYNAIVLAGGSTIPRDLGIAGRELKGVHYAMDFLKQQNKRVGNIPVDGQDILATGKNVVVIGGGDTGSDCVGTSNRHGAISITQLELMPKPPGERTDFMPWPTYPMILKTSSSHEEGADRQWAIATKAFVGDENGHLKALRLVDLQWSLGTDGRPAKFTEVPGSERDIPCELALLAMGFVHPQHTGMLEQLDVEQDERGNVKATEKDYLTSIPKVFAAGDMRRGQSLVVWAISEGRECARKVDEFLMGSSQLESKDHSLQAMAL; from the coding sequence ATGGGTAAACCTACAGGATTCCTGGAATTTACACGAGAGCAGCCCGGGAAATCTGATCCCCGGGAAAGGATCAGTCACTACAACGAGTTTGTAGAACGTTTTCCTGACAACAAATTGAACCAGCAGGCTGCCCGTTGTATGAACTGCGGCGTTCCTTTCTGCCACAGCGGCTGCCCGCTCGGCAACGTAATACCTGAATTTAATCATGCTGTTTACCGTCAGGACTGGCAGGAAGCCTATGATATCCTGACGTCTACCAATAACTTCCCGGAATTTACGGGCCGTATCTGTCCGGCTCCCTGTGAAAGCGCCTGTGTGCTGGGTATCAACCAGCCGCCAGTGGCCATCGAGGAAATCGAAAAGCATATCATTGAAATTGCTTTCGATAAAGGACTGGTACAGGCTAAAATCCCCCGGATGCGTACCGGCAAAAAAGTGGCCGTTGTTGGCTCCGGACCAGCCGGGCTGGCTGCTGCTGCGCAGCTCAACTATGCCGGTCATACTGTTACCGTGTTTGAAAGAGATGATAAACCCGGAGGACTACTCCGCTATGGTATTCCCGATTTCAAACTGGAAAAGTGGACCATCGACCGCAGGATCAAACTGATGGAAGAAGAAGGCGTGACTTTCCAATGTAATGCCAACGTAGGCGTTAACGTTAGTACCAACGATTTGTTGAGGGAATACAATGCCATCGTACTTGCCGGTGGCTCCACTATTCCACGCGATCTTGGTATTGCTGGTCGCGAACTGAAAGGGGTTCATTATGCCATGGACTTCCTCAAACAGCAAAACAAAAGAGTAGGTAATATTCCCGTGGATGGTCAGGATATTCTGGCCACCGGCAAAAATGTGGTAGTGATAGGAGGTGGTGATACCGGTTCCGACTGCGTAGGCACCAGCAACCGTCATGGCGCCATCAGCATTACACAGCTGGAGCTCATGCCCAAACCTCCGGGCGAGCGTACCGACTTTATGCCATGGCCTACCTACCCGATGATATTAAAAACATCCTCTTCCCATGAAGAAGGCGCTGACCGCCAATGGGCGATTGCCACCAAAGCCTTTGTGGGTGACGAAAACGGCCATCTGAAAGCCCTTCGTCTGGTGGACCTCCAATGGTCTCTGGGTACCGATGGCAGACCGGCCAAATTCACCGAAGTACCTGGCTCCGAAAGAGATATTCCCTGCGAACTGGCGCTGCTGGCCATGGGCTTCGTACATCCGCAACATACCGGCATGCTGGAACAGCTGGATGTAGAACAAGATGAAAGAGGCAATGTCAAAGCGACTGAAAAAGATTACCTGACATCCATTCCTAAAGTATTTGCTGCTGGCGATATGCGCCGCGGACAATCACTGGTGGTATGGGCCATCAGTGAAGGTCGCGAGTGTGCGAGAAAAGTAGATGAATTCCTGATGGGAAGCTCCCAACTGGAAAGCAAAGACCATTCCTTACAGGCAATGGCACTCTGA